In uncultured Methanobacterium sp., a genomic segment contains:
- a CDS encoding metallophosphoesterase family protein, translating to MILVVSDVHLGFDDCNHEAFSRFLDEYQDEEIDHLVLLGDILDFWRRNNAELVQDNNDILSKLNNLKAGKIHYIAGNHDYYILDLVKRNYTLNSDKQYNIDDKVTVSKSLRLKSGTGEKEKSFFFIHGYELEFIRWEVQASLESYENICNEMCFNGNLIGKAESEIWDIPKEIGKFFNLLKTKLPSTGRDEFIQAISESPNKRRDIDKVYNFAISSGKNYLLGMKPNETLVYGHTHRPFITKDKTVANTGSWINELKDKTQQNSYVEIVDGEMELKFFK from the coding sequence ATGATCTTGGTTGTTAGTGATGTGCATTTAGGCTTTGATGATTGTAATCATGAAGCTTTCTCCAGGTTTTTAGATGAATATCAGGATGAGGAGATAGATCATTTAGTGTTATTAGGGGATATTCTGGATTTTTGGAGACGTAACAACGCTGAATTAGTTCAGGACAATAATGATATATTAAGCAAATTGAACAATCTGAAAGCGGGTAAGATTCATTACATTGCTGGTAACCATGATTATTACATTTTGGATCTGGTCAAGAGAAATTACACTTTAAATTCAGATAAACAATATAACATTGATGATAAGGTAACTGTTTCTAAATCATTAAGACTTAAAAGTGGAACCGGTGAAAAGGAGAAAAGCTTTTTCTTTATTCATGGTTATGAGTTAGAGTTCATTCGTTGGGAAGTTCAGGCATCTTTAGAAAGTTATGAAAATATCTGCAATGAGATGTGCTTTAATGGGAATCTTATTGGTAAAGCTGAGAGTGAAATCTGGGACATTCCTAAAGAAATAGGGAAGTTTTTCAATCTTTTAAAAACAAAACTACCTAGTACTGGTAGGGATGAATTTATCCAGGCGATTTCTGAAAGTCCAAATAAACGAAGGGATATTGATAAAGTTTACAATTTTGCAATATCCAGTGGAAAAAACTATCTACTAGGAATGAAACCAAACGAAACTCTGGTTTATGGTCATACGCATCGACCATTCATCACCAAAGATAAAACAGTTGCCAATACTGGATCATGGATAAATGAACTTAAAGATAAAACCCAGCAGAATAGTTATGTTGAGATAGTAGATGGGGAAATGGAGCTTAAATTCTTTAAATGA
- a CDS encoding zinc dependent phospholipase C family protein encodes MNESNLKFPENPFHMTRIGHSHVIDAVYNALPPEMKNNLKIDIMEDSSDDPDQKFKDMVKHHYPPSYKEATKWLTEGQTSYKAKDYDRASYCFGVASHYITDTFMAPHCVERESSKEHHNFEKKMESLTPNAVELKGSLDSLMKVGVEQGQKDWQAWLKTRDETILQSEADKAASASYTFIKNAIS; translated from the coding sequence ATGAATGAATCTAATTTGAAATTTCCAGAAAACCCTTTCCATATGACAAGGATAGGGCATTCTCATGTTATTGATGCTGTTTACAATGCTTTACCACCTGAAATGAAAAATAACTTAAAAATAGATATAATGGAAGATAGTTCTGATGATCCAGATCAGAAGTTCAAAGATATGGTAAAACACCATTACCCACCAAGCTACAAAGAAGCAACCAAATGGTTAACCGAAGGACAAACCAGCTACAAAGCTAAAGACTACGATCGTGCTAGTTACTGCTTTGGAGTAGCTTCTCACTATATCACCGACACATTCATGGCTCCACATTGTGTTGAGCGTGAATCCAGTAAGGAGCATCATAATTTTGAAAAAAAGATGGAGAGTTTAACTCCCAATGCTGTTGAATTAAAAGGTAGTCTTGATAGTTTAATGAAAGTAGGAGTGGAACAGGGTCAGAAAGATTGGCAAGCATGGTTAAAAACTAGAGATGAAACAATACTTCAATCAGAAGCTGATAAAGCTGCATCAGCATCTTATACTTTCATAAAAAATGCCATATCATGA
- a CDS encoding endonuclease/exonuclease/phosphatase family protein, producing the protein MRIATFNCENLFARYKFKKNVDPTALDGFSVNDTAFDLLDEDEKKITAEVISDVNADVIALMEVENITILDRFTSKYMKNVGYTESILIDSHDPRGIDVGLLSKHPIISVRTHRNDHSSVISQWPWLFSRDCLEVVIDVDGKLLKLYVNHFKSMLDTKAKNSDEARANTKPKRVEQAKKVVEIVDSEWKDKNYQGNFAVLGDLNDFPDKETSLESLLNHPGLVNVVGRLPADEQWTHFYAKAKEYTQLDYIFLSKSLADKNQGKPEIMRKGIAKKAVNYTGPRFDEVGDVKPVASDHAAVYMDIELE; encoded by the coding sequence GTGCGTATTGCTACTTTTAATTGTGAAAACCTTTTTGCTAGATATAAATTTAAGAAGAATGTCGATCCTACTGCATTAGATGGATTCAGTGTTAATGATACGGCTTTTGACCTTTTGGATGAGGATGAAAAGAAGATCACGGCCGAAGTTATCAGTGATGTTAATGCTGATGTTATTGCACTGATGGAAGTTGAAAACATTACCATTCTTGATCGTTTCACTTCTAAATATATGAAAAATGTAGGTTATACAGAAAGTATTTTAATTGACAGCCATGATCCTCGTGGAATTGATGTGGGACTTTTAAGTAAACATCCTATCATCTCGGTTCGAACCCATAGAAATGATCATAGTTCCGTGATCTCTCAGTGGCCCTGGCTTTTCTCCAGGGACTGCCTGGAAGTAGTAATTGATGTTGATGGAAAACTGTTAAAACTCTATGTAAATCATTTCAAGTCCATGCTGGATACTAAAGCAAAAAATTCTGATGAAGCAAGAGCTAATACCAAACCAAAACGGGTTGAGCAGGCTAAAAAAGTTGTTGAAATTGTAGATTCTGAGTGGAAGGATAAAAATTACCAGGGCAACTTTGCAGTCCTGGGTGATCTCAATGACTTTCCAGATAAAGAAACATCACTGGAATCTCTTTTAAACCATCCTGGACTGGTGAATGTTGTGGGAAGATTGCCTGCTGATGAGCAATGGACTCACTTCTATGCCAAAGCCAAGGAATACACACAACTGGACTATATCTTCCTATCAAAATCACTTGCAGATAAGAATCAGGGAAAACCAGAGATAATGCGTAAAGGTATTGCCAAAAAGGCTGTGAATTATACCGGACCACGATTTGATGAAGTTGGAGATGTGAAACCTGTAGCATCAGATCATGCAGCTGTTTATATGGATATTGAACTGGAATGA
- a CDS encoding winged helix-turn-helix domain-containing protein, producing the protein MANVLREVFGNTKRISILEEMVENWGEFLTIEEIARISETSPKTAYRHINELNKIGILDFTDAKPKKYKLKEDDKRALALAILESEEYLRKAEITLNNVKKEEKITRNYRSFMEFNNSNPDELKKIGENSSFSS; encoded by the coding sequence ATGGCTAACGTGTTAAGAGAGGTTTTTGGGAATACCAAAAGGATCAGTATTCTGGAGGAAATGGTTGAAAATTGGGGGGAATTTTTAACTATCGAGGAAATAGCCCGGATATCTGAAACATCTCCTAAAACTGCTTACAGGCATATAAATGAATTGAATAAGATAGGGATACTGGATTTTACGGACGCAAAACCTAAAAAGTACAAACTTAAAGAAGATGATAAAAGAGCCCTTGCCCTGGCTATTTTAGAAAGTGAAGAGTATCTGCGAAAAGCAGAGATTACACTAAATAATGTAAAGAAAGAAGAAAAAATTACTAGAAATTATCGTTCTTTCATGGAGTTTAATAATTCTAACCCTGATGAACTTAAAAAAATTGGAGAAAATTCTTCTTTTTCCAGTTAG
- a CDS encoding DUF3467 domain-containing protein, with protein MNHEKNVMEKNDIPLIIPSDIPRIYATGVLGGFNACDFRLLLFSDEPLEQDELLLPPDLNVMREVQAEVILSPLAAKKTAKWLMKYVEEFEKKIGPIPEPSLPDEKYSVG; from the coding sequence ATGAATCATGAAAAAAATGTAATGGAAAAAAATGACATTCCACTAATTATTCCATCTGATATTCCACGGATATATGCTACTGGAGTCCTCGGGGGGTTCAATGCCTGTGACTTCCGGTTGTTATTATTTTCTGATGAACCACTGGAACAGGATGAACTACTACTTCCCCCGGACCTGAATGTAATGCGAGAAGTACAGGCCGAAGTTATATTATCTCCACTAGCAGCCAAGAAAACTGCTAAATGGTTAATGAAATATGTTGAAGAATTTGAAAAGAAAATAGGACCTATACCAGAACCATCCTTACCTGATGAAAAATACTCTGTTGGTTAA
- a CDS encoding C1 family peptidase, producing the protein MEEILKKKMGMGWLRDLPDIRDLTQNLEKKKNIEIKSMVEDLGIAEATTLPATTDLRKSCSPVENQLHIGSCTANAAAGVLEYFENKTYGKYIDASRLFIYKVTRKLAGLTGDSGAFLRNTMGALVLFGAPPEKYWPYTDKSPDWDAEPTAFVYNIANDYKAVKYVKLDPPNTPTPDILNNIKTNLAAGLPSLFGTTVYNNIFQAPGGKVPYPCSGDKPAGGHAMVVVGYDDNMVITNPVCNSQTTGAFIIRNSWGDTWGDKGYGWLPYDYVLKGLAVDWWTLMNAEWFEIGQFGF; encoded by the coding sequence ATGGAAGAAATTTTAAAGAAAAAAATGGGAATGGGTTGGCTTCGAGATCTACCCGATATCAGAGACCTAACCCAGAACTTGGAAAAAAAGAAAAATATAGAAATTAAGAGCATGGTAGAAGATTTAGGTATAGCAGAGGCAACTACTTTACCTGCTACTACAGATCTTAGAAAATCGTGCTCACCTGTTGAAAACCAACTTCATATAGGTTCATGCACAGCAAATGCAGCTGCAGGAGTACTAGAATATTTCGAAAACAAAACGTATGGTAAATACATTGATGCCTCCCGACTATTTATATACAAGGTCACCAGGAAACTCGCAGGATTAACTGGAGACAGTGGAGCATTTTTAAGAAATACCATGGGAGCTCTTGTATTGTTTGGTGCCCCACCAGAAAAATACTGGCCTTACACAGACAAATCTCCTGATTGGGATGCCGAACCCACTGCTTTCGTTTACAACATTGCAAATGACTACAAAGCAGTTAAATATGTTAAACTCGATCCACCAAACACTCCTACCCCGGATATTTTAAACAACATAAAAACAAACCTGGCGGCTGGCTTACCTTCACTATTCGGTACCACAGTTTACAACAACATATTCCAAGCACCAGGCGGTAAAGTACCTTACCCCTGCTCAGGAGATAAACCCGCAGGCGGACACGCCATGGTAGTAGTGGGATATGATGATAACATGGTGATAACAAACCCAGTATGCAATTCTCAGACAACCGGCGCATTTATCATTCGAAATTCATGGGGTGATACCTGGGGGGATAAAGGTTACGGATGGCTGCCATATGACTATGTTCTTAAAGGACTGGCAGTAGACTGGTGGACACTGATGAACGCCGAATGGTTCGAAATAGGACAATTTGGATTTTAG
- the gdhA gene encoding NADP-specific glutamate dehydrogenase — MTYVDDVLKELERKNPYEPEFIQTATEILRCLNVLFERHPEFQEAKILERFLEPERVVMFRVPWVDDNGEVQVNRGFRVQFNSALGPYKGGLRFHETVNLSILKLLALEQILKNSLTGMSIGGAKGGSDFNPKGRSDAEVMRFCQSFMTELKNYIGPDIDVPAGDIGVGSREVGYMFGQYNRIANRHNCVLTGSGIEYGGSLVRREATGYGLIYILEEALRARGEVLEGKKIIVSGSGNVAIYAAEKAIQLGATVIAMSDSKGYIYDENGISIPFVKHIKEEERKCIHEYLNDFPDAIYKEGSYGLWSIKCDIALPCATQNELDEESARKLIDNGVKYVAEGANKPSTPEATKLFLKSGLMFLPGKAANAGGVTTSVLEMAQRSSNMHWSFDEVDLRLKRNMVNIYRNIDKMAKEYGFEGNYVVGANIAGFLKVAKAMMAQGIV, encoded by the coding sequence ATGACCTACGTGGATGATGTATTAAAAGAACTTGAGAGAAAAAATCCTTATGAACCAGAGTTCATTCAGACTGCAACTGAGATTTTAAGATGTCTTAATGTGTTGTTTGAAAGGCATCCTGAATTTCAGGAAGCAAAGATTTTAGAAAGATTTTTAGAACCGGAAAGAGTGGTTATGTTTAGAGTACCGTGGGTTGATGATAATGGTGAAGTACAGGTGAATCGAGGTTTTCGTGTTCAGTTCAACAGTGCACTTGGCCCCTATAAGGGTGGGCTTCGTTTTCATGAGACAGTTAATTTATCGATTCTTAAATTATTAGCATTAGAACAGATTTTAAAAAACAGTCTAACCGGTATGTCAATTGGCGGTGCAAAGGGTGGAAGTGATTTCAATCCAAAAGGCAGATCCGATGCGGAGGTTATGAGATTCTGCCAGAGTTTCATGACTGAACTTAAAAATTATATAGGGCCTGATATTGATGTCCCGGCTGGGGATATTGGTGTGGGTTCAAGAGAAGTAGGGTATATGTTTGGGCAGTATAATAGGATTGCAAACAGGCACAATTGTGTATTAACCGGAAGTGGAATAGAGTATGGTGGATCTCTGGTAAGAAGAGAAGCCACAGGTTATGGCCTCATTTATATATTGGAAGAAGCTTTAAGAGCAAGGGGAGAAGTTTTGGAAGGTAAAAAGATAATAGTTTCTGGTTCAGGAAATGTGGCCATATATGCAGCTGAAAAGGCCATACAACTTGGAGCTACAGTTATTGCTATGTCTGACTCAAAAGGTTACATTTATGACGAAAATGGAATATCCATTCCATTTGTAAAACATATCAAAGAAGAAGAAAGAAAATGTATTCATGAATACTTAAATGATTTTCCTGATGCTATCTATAAAGAAGGTAGTTATGGTCTTTGGAGTATAAAATGTGATATAGCTCTTCCCTGTGCTACTCAAAATGAGTTAGATGAAGAATCAGCAAGAAAACTTATAGATAATGGAGTTAAGTATGTTGCAGAAGGAGCAAATAAACCATCAACTCCCGAAGCTACTAAATTATTCTTAAAATCCGGATTAATGTTCTTACCAGGAAAAGCAGCTAATGCCGGAGGAGTTACAACCAGTGTACTGGAAATGGCACAAAGAAGCTCAAATATGCACTGGTCATTTGATGAAGTTGATTTACGATTAAAAAGAAACATGGTTAACATATATAGAAATATTGATAAAATGGCTAAAGAATATGGATTTGAAGGCAACTATGTAGTTGGAGCTAATATTGCGGGATTTCTTAAAGTTGCAAAGGCAATGATGGCTCAGGGTATTGTCTAA
- a CDS encoding Fic family protein, which translates to MFNPCFTYNHELVNKLLEINSIRDFIVNAPVVLEMESSLKKDALLKSAHHSTAIEGNPLSLNQVDKLAKGIKIEGQKRAMQEVLNYLNVLKNMDKYIEDGKITKKNVLKLHENITHYTLEYTYLEGQYRSEPVYVVNQEGDIVFTPPNAKLVQGQMEDLLEWMSITSGELNAVISAGIIHYEFVRIHPFVDGNGRTGRALAAIYLYLRGFDVDFTLDEYYNSDRQAYYHALNSVDPNTQDLTEWLLYFLEGFLISLREIKDRIMLFPLGAPRKIKLTEKMLKILEYLQLNGSITNSEVQKLLNISRQGAYKDLRSLMDKGIIAKKGGSRSTYYILK; encoded by the coding sequence ATGTTCAATCCATGTTTCACATATAACCACGAATTGGTAAATAAACTGCTTGAAATTAATTCCATAAGGGATTTTATTGTCAATGCACCGGTTGTACTGGAAATGGAATCATCACTAAAAAAAGATGCGCTTTTAAAATCTGCACATCACTCCACTGCAATTGAAGGTAATCCCTTATCCCTAAATCAGGTTGATAAACTGGCTAAGGGAATCAAAATAGAGGGACAGAAGAGGGCTATGCAGGAAGTTTTAAACTATCTGAATGTGCTTAAAAATATGGATAAATATATTGAAGACGGGAAAATTACAAAAAAGAACGTCTTAAAGCTTCATGAGAATATAACTCATTACACACTGGAATATACTTATCTTGAAGGCCAGTACAGGAGTGAACCGGTTTATGTTGTAAACCAGGAAGGGGATATTGTTTTTACTCCCCCTAATGCCAAGCTGGTGCAGGGCCAAATGGAGGACCTCCTGGAATGGATGAGTATCACATCAGGTGAATTAAATGCAGTTATTTCTGCAGGTATAATTCATTATGAATTTGTAAGAATACATCCCTTTGTAGATGGTAATGGGAGAACAGGCAGGGCACTTGCAGCGATTTACCTGTACCTGAGGGGATTTGATGTTGATTTTACACTGGATGAATACTACAATAGCGACAGACAGGCATACTACCATGCCCTGAACTCGGTTGATCCAAATACTCAGGATCTAACTGAGTGGCTTTTATATTTCCTGGAAGGATTTTTAATTTCTTTACGTGAGATTAAGGACAGAATAATGCTATTTCCCTTAGGTGCTCCAAGGAAAATAAAATTAACAGAAAAAATGTTGAAAATCTTAGAATACTTGCAATTAAACGGCAGCATCACCAACTCCGAGGTCCAGAAGCTCTTAAATATCTCTCGCCAGGGAGCTTATAAAGATTTACGGAGCTTGATGGATAAGGGTATTATAGCAAAGAAGGGTGGAAGCCGGTCCACCTATTACATTTTAAAGTAG
- a CDS encoding type II toxin-antitoxin system mRNA interferase toxin, RelE/StbE family, which produces MTFFLDVSDEAKHRLRKLKKKDPELTKRILKKFDLIIENPYHYEVLKGDLHDARKAPVGDKYRIIFDIHEDEKSVIILLFGHRKDIYTTNELFKAFQKSKKRR; this is translated from the coding sequence ATGACTTTTTTTCTAGATGTTTCGGATGAAGCAAAACATAGGCTTAGAAAACTGAAGAAAAAAGATCCGGAACTTACTAAACGTATTTTGAAGAAATTTGACTTAATTATTGAAAATCCTTATCATTATGAGGTTCTTAAAGGTGATTTGCACGATGCAAGAAAAGCCCCTGTAGGAGATAAATACAGGATTATTTTTGATATCCATGAAGATGAAAAATCGGTAATAATACTTCTTTTTGGACACCGCAAAGATATTTATACGACAAATGAATTATTTAAAGCGTTTCAAAAAAGTAAAAAACGTAGATAA
- a CDS encoding type II toxin-antitoxin system HicB family antitoxin: MYMMKRKFKLSVVVEHDKNGYYAFSPQLQGCYSQGETYEEVMANIKDAIHLHLEDMLESKETIPEIDSISLTSMEVEV; this comes from the coding sequence ATGTACATGATGAAAAGGAAATTCAAACTTTCAGTAGTTGTTGAGCATGATAAAAATGGATATTATGCTTTTTCTCCACAATTACAGGGATGTTATTCTCAGGGAGAGACATACGAAGAGGTTATGGCAAACATTAAAGATGCTATTCATCTTCATTTGGAAGATATGTTGGAAAGTAAAGAAACCATCCCTGAAATTGATTCAATTAGTTTAACTTCCATGGAAGTTGAGGTATGA
- a CDS encoding nuclease-related domain-containing protein, which yields MSYLVCYKCDIYYEVETEEEIRGLTHCECGEKLYFFENLEDSYSGADRESLYEALSQADDAFVDIGEVSATEPCEVSNKQREKIANGKTYTQKKASQYEQIQDHGQLLIYAGALIFIISFLALLTTLNFIYLILTLAGVLLSFYGNKFVNESQKEGYSWQKGNEGEIIVADYLDTLPEDYFVFNDVKLPGKGGNIDHIVIGPTGIYVIETKNYSGKYRIKGNEWLYYKNGQPQEIKKNPGIQVRKNTQDLISFLNENGISTSGSWITGLVALICPDFRVLETPQNYRVLLPQTVPEYIMNGKKETNTELLGKAAMELEPYSV from the coding sequence ATGTCATACCTGGTCTGCTATAAATGTGATATCTACTATGAAGTGGAAACTGAGGAAGAAATAAGGGGGCTAACCCACTGTGAGTGTGGTGAAAAACTCTATTTTTTTGAAAATTTAGAAGATTCATACTCAGGTGCAGATAGAGAATCTCTTTATGAAGCTTTAAGCCAAGCAGATGATGCATTTGTGGATATAGGAGAAGTAAGTGCCACCGAACCCTGTGAAGTTAGCAACAAGCAGCGGGAAAAAATAGCCAATGGGAAAACTTACACCCAGAAGAAGGCATCCCAATATGAGCAGATCCAGGATCATGGACAGTTATTAATATATGCAGGGGCCCTAATCTTTATCATATCCTTCCTGGCATTATTAACTACTCTTAATTTTATTTACTTAATATTAACCCTTGCAGGAGTATTGCTATCATTTTATGGTAATAAATTCGTCAATGAAAGCCAAAAAGAAGGTTACAGCTGGCAGAAAGGTAATGAAGGGGAAATAATAGTTGCAGATTACCTGGACACATTACCTGAAGATTACTTCGTCTTCAACGATGTGAAATTACCAGGTAAAGGTGGAAATATCGATCACATTGTAATCGGACCCACCGGTATCTACGTCATTGAAACCAAGAACTACAGTGGAAAGTACCGTATAAAAGGGAACGAGTGGTTGTACTATAAAAACGGGCAGCCCCAAGAAATAAAGAAGAACCCAGGAATCCAGGTCCGAAAAAACACTCAGGACCTCATTAGTTTCTTGAATGAAAATGGTATTTCAACCAGTGGCTCCTGGATCACCGGCCTGGTGGCATTGATCTGTCCCGATTTCAGGGTACTGGAGACACCCCAAAACTACAGGGTTCTCCTACCACAAACTGTTCCTGAATATATCATGAATGGTAAAAAAGAAACGAACACTGAATTACTGGGAAAAGCAGCCATGGAACTGGAGCCATACTCGGTCTAA
- a CDS encoding ATP-dependent DNA helicase, with protein sequence MPLKCQECGEILKKGLIICPECGRRGVFVKDDTVDTYSALLENFPSWMNPRPQQETILKKIAQGLDDGYHYILLDAGTGIGKSAIAVTLANYFSSAYLVTITKQLQDQYYNDFKFQVLKGRNNFDCIEGMVFKDTTCDDGLCQTADLVCDHGISSKGESLCFHDLRGQPWYFNSDNPCHYWLQKGKSVQSPITLMNYSSFFPEMNYMDHFGERVLAVFDEVHNMENQVMDQLSLELSNKILKKDFDEYMDRLREIDELDTIPHLSEDDLTEDVDFWTEHIAKFNDAYKSILKVPDVPLKKRKSVHRSINRLSMVENELKDHPTQWVIEANRKAKLVTFKPVEVSRFVQRYLLSHTDYCLLMSATILSKDHFCKWHGINPEDALYIQVKSPFKIENRPIYLKTSGRMSSKFIDQSKPRSISTLKKILEKHPEDKGLIHTHSHKLATYISENLKDPRIIIYSPHSNRRRSPKREVVIRKFIESTEPLVLVAPSVDEGVDFPDDLCRFQVIYKMPFPYLGDKQITTRMKRDGYWYAYKTVASLVQAYGRGMRNEDDYCDTYILDQDIYGVLRDRWRKCLYFIPEYFEEAIV encoded by the coding sequence ATGCCACTTAAATGTCAAGAATGTGGGGAAATACTCAAAAAAGGGTTAATCATCTGCCCAGAGTGTGGTCGCAGGGGTGTTTTTGTTAAAGATGACACCGTGGACACCTACTCTGCCCTACTAGAGAACTTCCCCTCCTGGATGAATCCCCGCCCCCAGCAGGAAACCATCCTGAAGAAAATAGCCCAGGGACTGGATGATGGCTACCATTACATCCTCCTGGATGCCGGTACTGGAATAGGTAAATCCGCAATTGCAGTGACCCTGGCCAATTACTTCTCCTCAGCGTATCTGGTTACCATCACCAAACAATTGCAGGACCAGTACTACAATGACTTCAAGTTCCAGGTTTTAAAGGGCAGGAATAACTTTGACTGCATTGAGGGCATGGTTTTCAAGGATACCACCTGTGATGATGGACTCTGCCAGACTGCAGATCTAGTCTGTGACCATGGAATAAGCAGTAAAGGAGAATCACTCTGCTTCCATGATCTGCGTGGCCAACCATGGTACTTCAACAGTGACAACCCCTGCCATTACTGGCTACAGAAGGGTAAATCAGTACAGTCCCCCATCACCTTAATGAACTACTCCTCATTTTTCCCGGAAATGAATTACATGGACCACTTTGGAGAAAGGGTCCTGGCAGTCTTTGACGAGGTACATAACATGGAAAACCAGGTCATGGACCAGTTAAGCCTGGAATTATCCAATAAAATCCTGAAAAAAGATTTTGATGAATACATGGATCGGCTGAGGGAAATTGACGAGCTTGATACCATCCCCCATTTAAGTGAGGATGATTTAACTGAGGATGTTGATTTCTGGACAGAACACATTGCCAAATTTAACGATGCCTATAAATCCATACTCAAAGTTCCAGATGTACCCTTAAAAAAACGTAAATCTGTCCACCGATCTATTAACCGGTTATCAATGGTTGAAAATGAATTAAAGGATCATCCCACACAGTGGGTGATTGAGGCCAACCGGAAAGCAAAATTAGTCACCTTTAAACCAGTAGAGGTCAGCCGTTTTGTGCAAAGGTACCTCTTAAGCCATACTGATTACTGTCTCCTGATGAGTGCCACCATACTCAGTAAGGATCACTTCTGCAAGTGGCACGGAATCAACCCGGAAGATGCATTGTATATCCAGGTTAAAAGCCCATTCAAAATAGAAAACAGGCCTATTTATCTTAAAACCAGCGGGAGAATGTCCAGTAAATTTATTGACCAATCCAAACCCCGTTCCATCTCCACCCTTAAAAAGATCCTGGAAAAACACCCGGAAGATAAGGGTTTGATACATACCCACAGTCATAAGCTTGCCACCTACATCAGTGAAAACCTAAAGGATCCACGCATAATCATCTACAGCCCCCACAGTAACAGGAGAAGAAGCCCCAAAAGAGAGGTGGTCATCAGAAAATTTATAGAATCTACAGAACCACTGGTACTGGTAGCTCCCAGTGTGGATGAAGGGGTTGATTTTCCTGATGATCTGTGCCGTTTCCAGGTTATCTACAAAATGCCCTTCCCTTACCTGGGGGATAAACAGATCACAACCCGGATGAAGAGGGATGGTTACTGGTATGCTTACAAGACCGTGGCCAGTTTGGTCCAGGCTTATGGTCGTGGTATGAGAAACGAAGATGATTACTGTGATACTTACATCCTGGACCAAGATATTTACGGTGTTCTGCGTGATAGGTGGCGTAAATGTTTGTATTTCATCCCTGAATATTTTGAAGAAGCTATTGTTTAA